The Candidatus Palibaumannia cicadellinicola genomic sequence TTGTGGCATCGGCATAAAAACCAGTATGTATTTCAATGTAAGGTGAACCAATCTCTGCGGCTGCCTCGACCTGATGTTTATCTGCATCGATGAAAAGTGACACTTGAATGTTTGCCTCACTCAAACGATAAATCGCTTGGCATAATTTTTCTTGCTGTCCTACAACGTCTAATCCACCTTCGGTGGTTAATTCTTGGCGTTTTTCTGGTACCAAGCAACAGGAATGAGGTTGTAAACGACAGGCTATAGTAACCATCTCGTCCGTAACAGCCATTTCTAGGTTCATACGAGTTTGGATCGTCTGTCGCAATATTTGGATATCACGATCAGTAATATGACGACGATCTTCGCGTAGATGCACTGTGATTCCATCAGCACCAGCCTGTTCAGCGATAAATGCAGCCTGCACGGGATCAGGCCAGGCAGTACCCCGTACATTACGTAATGTAGCGACATGATCGATATTAACGTTTAGTAATAACTTCGACATATCTTTCCCCTGTGCCATTTAGAATCATAAATATTAATTAGTGCGTTATTAACCTTACCATCAAAGTACTTTATAGATATTCCATATATCCCAAACTACGCAAGGTACATTCATCGTTAGTCCATCCGGATTTAACCTTAACCCATAGTTTTAGATGTACATCTGTTTTAAATAGAGTTTTCATCGTCTGCCTTGCTTCAATACCGATAGTTTTTATCTTTCTACCTTGATTACCAATGAGTATTTTTTTATGTCCGGTACTTTCAACAATAATTATCCCTTTGATGTCGTAACAGCCGTTATTTTTAGTGAGAAAGCATTCTGTTTCGACCATTATGGAATACGGCAGCTCATCACCCAAAAATCTAATTAATTTTTCACGAATAATTTCAGAAACAATGAATCGCGGTGAACGATCAGTAATATATTCTTTCGGAAAATAGTGAATAGCTGCTGGCAATACTTGACGTACAATACCTGCTAAAGTATTAATAGCCATGCCATTAATAGCGCAAGTAGGTAGAATAGCGTGAAAATTAATCTGTTTACTTAAGAAATTAATATGTGGTAATAGCTTTGCTTTGTCTATAACTTTATCTACTTTATTAATTACTAGTACCACCTGTTGATCGTATAGCTTATTTACTACCATTTCATCATCATGAGTCCATTTGGTACCCTCGACCACGAAGAGAACGAGTTCTACATTACCGATAGATTTGCTAGCCGTACGGTTCATCAAATGGTTGAGCATCTTTTTCTCATCAAGATGTAGCCCAGGGGTATCTATATAAATAACCTGATATGGTCCTTCTGTATTAATACCCAGAATACGGTGACGTGTAGTCTGTGGCTTACGCGAAGTAATTGATACTTTTTGCCCTAGAAGCTGATTAAAAAGTGTAGACTTACCAACGTTAGGACGCCCTACGATCGCAACAAAACCACAATAGGTTATATTTTCGCTCATTCAAATTCTCTTTTGAGCATTTGCAACGCATTCAGCGCTTGCTTCGCAGCAGCTTGTTCTGCTTGACGGCGGCTAGAACCATTGCCTACAATCGGATATGCGAGACCACTTACCTGGCAATGGATGATAAATTTAGGATCATGAGTCTCACCATGAATTTGCACAACTAGATAGAGAGGTAATGGCATATGGCGTCCCTGTAGATACTCCTGTAAGCGAGTTTTTGGATCTTTTTGTCTTTCTCCCGGACTTATTTCATTTAAGCGACTGCGATACCAGTTAAGGATTAATTTCTCTACAGTAAGGATATCGCTATCTAGAAAGATACTACCAATCAATGCTTCCACTGTATCGGCAAGAATAGATTCACGGCGTAATCCACCGCTCTTGAGCTCTCCAATGCCTAGACGTAAATACGCACTTAACTCTAACTCCCTAGCTATTTCTGCTAAAGTATTACCACGTACCAACGTAGCTCGCATACGGCTCATATCTCCTTCGTCAATACGCTGGAAACGTTGAT encodes the following:
- the pdxJ gene encoding pyridoxine 5'-phosphate synthase, yielding MSKLLLNVNIDHVATLRNVRGTAWPDPVQAAFIAEQAGADGITVHLREDRRHITDRDIQILRQTIQTRMNLEMAVTDEMVTIACRLQPHSCCLVPEKRQELTTEGGLDVVGQQEKLCQAIYRLSEANIQVSLFIDADKHQVEAAAEIGSPYIEIHTGFYADATNAIARAAELERIRQIADYAAKLGLKVNAGHGLDYHNVKYIAALPSIYELNIGHSIISRAVICGLANAITDMNFLLYNTRC
- the era gene encoding GTPase Era encodes the protein MSENITYCGFVAIVGRPNVGKSTLFNQLLGQKVSITSRKPQTTRHRILGINTEGPYQVIYIDTPGLHLDEKKMLNHLMNRTASKSIGNVELVLFVVEGTKWTHDDEMVVNKLYDQQVVLVINKVDKVIDKAKLLPHINFLSKQINFHAILPTCAINGMAINTLAGIVRQVLPAAIHYFPKEYITDRSPRFIVSEIIREKLIRFLGDELPYSIMVETECFLTKNNGCYDIKGIIIVESTGHKKILIGNQGRKIKTIGIEARQTMKTLFKTDVHLKLWVKVKSGWTNDECTLRSLGYMEYL
- the rnc gene encoding ribonuclease III, translating into MNPRLNRLQNKIGYLFKQHELLLQALTHRSASNKHNERLEFLGDSILSYVIAHALYQRFQRIDEGDMSRMRATLVRGNTLAEIARELELSAYLRLGIGELKSGGLRRESILADTVEALIGSIFLDSDILTVEKLILNWYRSRLNEISPGERQKDPKTRLQEYLQGRHMPLPLYLVVQIHGETHDPKFIIHCQVSGLAYPIVGNGSSRRQAEQAAAKQALNALQMLKREFE